One genomic segment of Streptomyces niveus includes these proteins:
- a CDS encoding ABC transporter permease translates to MNTLSDAWSWLTSGSHWAGSDGIWNRLGEHLFLTAVCLLISCAVALPVALVLGHLGKGGALAVNISNAGRAVPTFAVLVLLLLTPIGQHGQWPTIIALVLFAVPPLLTNAYVGMRGVDADVVRAARGMGMTGSQLLRQVELPLAAPLILTGVRIAAVQLVATATIAALVGGGGLGRIITAGFNLASTPMVVAGAVLVAVFALLVESVFVVAQRLAPRWLRGGTG, encoded by the coding sequence GTGAACACCCTCTCCGACGCCTGGTCCTGGCTCACCAGCGGCTCCCACTGGGCCGGCTCCGACGGCATCTGGAACCGCCTCGGCGAACATCTCTTCCTCACCGCCGTCTGCCTGCTCATCAGCTGCGCCGTCGCGCTGCCCGTCGCACTCGTCCTCGGCCATCTCGGCAAGGGAGGCGCGCTCGCCGTCAACATCTCCAACGCCGGACGGGCCGTCCCCACCTTCGCCGTACTGGTCCTGCTGCTCCTCACCCCGATCGGGCAGCACGGTCAGTGGCCGACGATCATCGCGCTCGTCCTCTTCGCCGTCCCGCCGCTGCTCACCAACGCCTACGTCGGGATGCGCGGTGTGGACGCCGACGTGGTGAGAGCCGCGCGGGGCATGGGTATGACGGGCAGTCAGTTGCTCCGGCAGGTCGAACTGCCCCTCGCGGCACCGCTGATCCTCACCGGAGTGCGCATCGCCGCCGTCCAACTCGTGGCAACGGCCACCATCGCCGCGCTGGTGGGCGGCGGCGGACTCGGCAGGATCATCACCGCGGGATTCAATCTGGCGTCCACGCCGATGGTCGTCGCCGGCGCCGTGCTCGTCGCGGTGTTCGCGCTCCTGGTCGAATCGGTCTTCGTGGTGGCACAGCGGCTGGCTCCGCGGTGGCTGAGGGGCGGCACCGGATGA
- a CDS encoding acetylxylan esterase encodes MALFDLPLDQLRSYRSRSVEPADFDAFWATTLAEARTHDLDARFEPVATGLSTLEVYDVTFAGFGGHPVKGWFVVPAGTREPLPVVVEFVGYGGGRGMPFARLLWASAGFAYFVMDTRGQGAAWGGGDTPDPVGSASAFPGFLTRGIEDPYEFYYRRVFTDAVRAVEAARSHPLADASRTAAIGRSQGGGITLAVAGLIPDLVAISPDVPFLCDFPRATTLTDRDPYREVGKYLNTYRRRGEQVRRTLSYFDGVHFAARGRAPALFSAALEDQTCPPSTVFGAFNVYPHEDRTIEVYEFNGHEGGQAYQEEAQLAWLPRRLRA; translated from the coding sequence ATGGCCCTGTTCGATCTGCCCCTCGACCAGCTACGGAGCTACCGCAGCCGGTCCGTGGAACCGGCCGACTTCGACGCCTTCTGGGCGACGACCCTCGCCGAGGCCCGCACCCATGATCTGGACGCCCGTTTCGAACCTGTCGCGACGGGACTGTCCACCTTGGAGGTGTACGACGTGACCTTCGCCGGCTTCGGCGGCCACCCGGTCAAGGGCTGGTTCGTCGTGCCGGCCGGAACGCGTGAACCGCTGCCCGTGGTGGTCGAGTTCGTCGGTTACGGCGGCGGGCGCGGCATGCCGTTCGCGCGGCTGCTCTGGGCGTCCGCCGGCTTCGCGTACTTCGTGATGGACACGCGGGGGCAGGGAGCGGCGTGGGGCGGCGGTGACACCCCCGACCCGGTGGGCAGCGCGTCGGCGTTCCCCGGTTTCCTGACCCGTGGCATCGAGGATCCGTACGAGTTCTACTACCGCCGTGTCTTCACGGACGCGGTCCGCGCGGTGGAGGCCGCCCGCTCGCATCCGCTCGCCGACGCCTCCCGCACGGCCGCGATCGGCCGCAGTCAGGGCGGCGGGATCACGCTGGCGGTGGCCGGGCTGATACCGGATCTGGTGGCGATCTCACCCGATGTGCCGTTCCTCTGCGACTTCCCCCGGGCGACGACGCTCACCGACAGGGACCCGTACCGCGAGGTGGGCAAGTACCTCAACACCTACCGCCGCCGGGGCGAGCAGGTCCGGCGGACGCTGAGCTACTTCGACGGGGTGCATTTCGCGGCGCGCGGCCGGGCGCCCGCGCTGTTCTCGGCGGCTCTGGAGGACCAGACCTGCCCGCCGTCGACGGTGTTCGGGGCCTTCAACGTCTATCCGCACGAGGACCGGACGATCGAGGTGTACGAGTTCAACGGCCACGAAGGCGGCCAGGCGTACCAGGAGGAGGCCCAACTGGCCTGGCTGCCACGTCGGCTGAGGGCCTGA
- a CDS encoding ABC transporter substrate-binding protein produces the protein MIPRRGAFNAPTARAVAALLALTATATAGACATGPSLENQGTVTASPGDSKDLTIGSAGFTESDLLARMYAILLGRAGYRTRILSVTNRELYEPALESGQIDVVPEYAATFADWLNAKANGADAKTVGSPDLGATMKVLRELAAKRGLDVLNPGRAVDQNAYAVSAAYARKHRLRTLSDLGRAKLPVRLAAGDECVQRPYCAPGLKKTYGIRITSVDPKGVGTTPSKRAVQSGQDQMVVTTTTDGTLAAFGLVILTDDKHLQNADHIVPVVNRSRAGGERVRNALDKLNTVLTTRDLASLNERVDSWRRLPEDIAEDYLRSERLIPAG, from the coding sequence ATGATCCCGCGCCGCGGGGCCTTCAACGCTCCCACCGCGCGGGCCGTCGCCGCGCTCCTCGCGCTGACCGCGACCGCGACCGCCGGGGCCTGCGCCACCGGACCGTCCCTGGAGAACCAGGGCACGGTCACCGCGTCACCCGGCGACAGCAAGGACCTGACCATCGGATCCGCCGGCTTCACCGAGAGCGACCTCCTGGCCCGGATGTACGCGATCCTCCTCGGCCGGGCCGGCTACCGCACCCGGATCCTCTCCGTCACCAACCGCGAACTCTACGAACCCGCCCTGGAGAGCGGCCAGATCGACGTCGTGCCGGAGTACGCCGCCACCTTCGCCGACTGGCTCAACGCCAAGGCCAACGGCGCCGACGCGAAGACCGTCGGCTCACCGGACCTAGGCGCCACCATGAAGGTGCTGCGTGAACTGGCGGCGAAGCGCGGGCTCGACGTACTGAACCCCGGCCGCGCCGTCGACCAGAACGCGTACGCGGTCAGCGCCGCGTACGCGAGGAAGCACCGGCTCAGGACCCTCTCCGACCTCGGACGCGCCAAGCTTCCCGTACGGCTGGCGGCGGGCGACGAGTGCGTGCAACGCCCCTACTGCGCACCGGGGTTGAAGAAGACGTACGGCATCCGTATCACCTCCGTCGACCCCAAGGGCGTGGGCACCACACCGTCCAAGCGGGCCGTGCAGAGCGGGCAGGACCAGATGGTGGTCACCACGACGACCGACGGGACGCTCGCCGCGTTCGGGCTCGTCATCCTCACCGACGACAAGCACCTCCAGAACGCCGACCACATCGTCCCCGTCGTCAACCGGTCCAGGGCCGGCGGCGAACGCGTACGGAACGCGCTCGACAAGCTCAACACCGTGCTGACGACCAGGGATCTGGCGTCGCTGAACGAGCGGGTCGACAGCTGGCGGCGGCTGCCGGAGGACATCGCCGAGGACTACCTCAGGAGCGAGCGGCTGATCCCCGCCGGGTGA
- a CDS encoding ABC transporter permease yields the protein MNAPPDDCLARNEWICGAYLTGRRGILWDAVLQHLQLTAVAVLLGLALAVPLAVAARRWRWASAPVLGSTTVLYTIPSLAMFSLLLPVYGLSASLVVAGLVLYSLTLLVRNILAGLRAVPEETRQAARGMGYGPVRLLLAVELPLALPAAMAGLRIATVSAVSLVTIGAIVGHGGLGNLIYAGMNTFFKAQVLTASVLCVLIAILADLLLLTIQRVLTPWTRRPGERSA from the coding sequence GTGAACGCACCCCCCGACGACTGCCTCGCGCGCAACGAATGGATCTGCGGCGCCTATCTCACCGGCCGCCGGGGAATCCTCTGGGACGCCGTCCTCCAGCACCTCCAGCTGACCGCCGTCGCCGTCCTCCTCGGGCTCGCGCTCGCCGTACCGCTCGCCGTCGCGGCCCGGCGCTGGCGCTGGGCATCGGCCCCCGTGCTCGGCAGCACCACCGTGCTGTACACGATCCCCTCGCTCGCGATGTTCTCGCTGCTGCTGCCGGTGTACGGGCTGTCCGCCTCCCTCGTCGTCGCCGGACTCGTCCTCTACTCGCTCACCCTGCTCGTACGGAACATCCTGGCCGGGCTGCGCGCCGTACCCGAGGAGACCCGGCAGGCGGCGCGCGGCATGGGATACGGCCCGGTCAGACTGCTGCTCGCCGTCGAGCTGCCGCTGGCGCTGCCCGCCGCCATGGCGGGCCTGCGCATCGCCACCGTCTCGGCCGTATCCCTCGTCACCATCGGCGCGATCGTCGGCCACGGCGGACTCGGCAATCTCATCTACGCCGGGATGAACACCTTCTTCAAGGCCCAGGTGCTCACCGCGTCCGTCCTCTGCGTGCTCATCGCGATCCTCGCCGACCTGCTGCTGCTCACGATCCAGCGGGTGCTCACCCCATGGACGAGACGACCGGGGGAGCGGAGCGCGTGA